One Comamonas endophytica DNA window includes the following coding sequences:
- a CDS encoding acyl-CoA dehydrogenase family protein, whose product MSAAHSPAISVAAHPVPDRHGSNLYTTDAQFTPLLQLYLPPDVNAHLQPYLKRMGELAGGRLDELALVADKNPPTLSHRTRTGRDAQRIDKHPAYVEMERVAYGDFGLAIMSHREGVLGWKGRLPPLAKYALTYLFVQAEFGLCCPLSMTDSLTRTLRKFGAPQLVDKYWAQLTATDFEEQAQGAMFMTEQAAGSDIANTQTLAAPHADGSWRLTGDKWFCSNPDAAFAMVLARVEGDPAGMKGVSLFLLPRLLDDGSANHYRIIRLKEKLGTRSMASGEITLDGAVAYLVGEQGRGFAQMADMVNNSRLSNGVRAAGMMRRAVAEAEYIAQERHAFGKALQDMPLMRRQLDKLRIRSEQARTMVLQTAQALQRSDAGEEGGYALLRILTPLIKFRACRDARKVTGDAMEMRGGCGYIEEWSDPRLVRDAHLGSIWEGTSNIVALDVLRAIRRENSLAALQAHAAGLLQETDAAPAFKQALQSAFERAAAFAAAAVEANGEGERLARTAASALYNSFTAIAMAWEASRTGSAERLRWAQLVLVHRVLPRDPLQDMEIPRDWLQ is encoded by the coding sequence ATGAGCGCTGCCCATTCCCCTGCCATCAGCGTTGCCGCGCATCCCGTGCCCGACCGCCATGGCAGCAATCTCTACACGACGGACGCCCAGTTCACGCCACTGCTGCAGCTGTACCTGCCGCCCGATGTCAACGCGCATCTGCAGCCTTACCTCAAGCGCATGGGGGAGCTGGCAGGCGGCCGCCTCGACGAGCTGGCGCTGGTGGCCGACAAGAACCCGCCCACGCTCTCGCACCGCACGCGCACCGGCCGCGACGCGCAGCGCATCGACAAGCACCCGGCCTACGTGGAGATGGAGCGCGTGGCCTATGGCGACTTCGGCCTGGCGATCATGTCGCACCGCGAGGGCGTGCTGGGCTGGAAGGGCAGGCTGCCGCCGCTGGCCAAATACGCCCTGACCTATCTGTTCGTTCAGGCGGAGTTCGGCCTGTGCTGCCCGCTGTCCATGACGGACTCGCTGACGCGCACGCTGCGCAAGTTCGGCGCGCCGCAACTGGTCGACAAATACTGGGCGCAGCTCACCGCCACGGATTTCGAGGAGCAGGCGCAGGGCGCGATGTTCATGACCGAACAGGCGGCCGGCTCCGACATCGCCAACACCCAGACCCTGGCCGCGCCGCATGCCGACGGCTCCTGGCGCCTGACGGGCGACAAATGGTTCTGCTCGAACCCGGACGCGGCCTTTGCCATGGTGCTGGCGCGCGTCGAAGGCGATCCCGCGGGCATGAAAGGAGTGTCGCTGTTCCTGCTGCCGCGCCTGCTCGACGACGGCAGCGCCAACCACTACCGCATCATCCGCCTGAAGGAAAAGCTCGGCACGCGCTCCATGGCCAGCGGCGAGATCACGCTCGACGGCGCCGTGGCGTATCTGGTGGGCGAGCAGGGGCGGGGCTTCGCGCAGATGGCCGACATGGTGAACAACTCGCGCCTGTCGAACGGCGTGCGCGCCGCCGGCATGATGCGCCGCGCCGTGGCCGAGGCCGAGTACATCGCGCAGGAGCGCCACGCCTTCGGCAAGGCGCTGCAGGACATGCCGCTGATGCGCCGCCAGCTCGACAAACTGCGCATCCGCTCGGAGCAGGCGCGCACCATGGTGCTGCAGACGGCGCAGGCGCTGCAGCGCTCCGACGCGGGCGAGGAGGGCGGCTACGCGCTGCTGCGCATCCTCACGCCACTGATCAAGTTCCGCGCCTGCCGCGACGCGCGCAAGGTCACGGGCGATGCGATGGAGATGCGCGGCGGCTGCGGCTACATCGAGGAATGGAGCGACCCGCGCCTGGTGCGCGATGCCCACCTGGGCTCGATCTGGGAAGGCACGAGCAACATCGTGGCGCTGGACGTGCTGCGCGCCATCCGCCGCGAGAACTCGCTCGCGGCGCTGCAAGCCCACGCGGCCGGGCTGCTGCAGGAGACCGATGCCGCGCCCGCGTTCAAGCAGGCGCTGCAGTCTGCGTTCGAGCGCGCGGCGGCGTTTGCCGCGGCCGCCGTCGAAGCCAATGGCGAGGGCGAGCGCCTGGCGCGCACCGCGGCCTCGGCGCTCTACAACAGCTTCACGGCCATCGCCATGGCCTGGGAGGCGAGCCGCACCGGCAGCGCCGAGCGCCTGCGCTGGGCGCAGCTGGTGCTGGTGCACCGCGTGCTGCCGCGCGATCCGCTGCAGGACATGGAGATTCCCCGAGACTGGCTGCAGTAA
- a CDS encoding LysR family transcriptional regulator → METRQLQYFVVLAEELHFSRAAKRLCISQPPLSIAIKQLESTLDAQLFERNSRGVRLTHAGRHLLAQARDILERTRRAAVDTRAVAQGMAGSLRLGFVGSSMYRGLPEALERMRLLYPEVRVDLHELNSIDQVAALQSGKIDLGLMHTMAPPPGMSAQTMVSEAFIACLPAAHRLAHQARIPVAELADERMILFSEAVSPDYFRVIRSMCQRAGFDPELRHEVRHWLSVLSLVAAGQGVSLVPACLERAGMQGLAFRPIAGKTPLSVLQAMWRPLPAHPLVPILLDHLQSVAGRQRPARAKPAR, encoded by the coding sequence CTGGAAACTCGCCAACTGCAGTACTTCGTGGTGCTGGCCGAGGAGCTGCATTTCAGCCGCGCGGCCAAGCGGCTTTGCATCTCGCAGCCGCCGCTGAGCATCGCCATCAAGCAGCTGGAAAGCACCCTCGATGCCCAGCTGTTCGAGCGCAACAGCCGCGGCGTGCGACTGACGCACGCGGGCCGGCACCTGCTGGCGCAGGCGCGCGACATCCTCGAGCGCACGCGCCGCGCGGCGGTGGACACGCGTGCGGTGGCGCAGGGCATGGCCGGCAGCCTGCGCCTGGGATTCGTGGGCTCGAGCATGTACCGCGGCCTGCCCGAGGCACTCGAACGCATGCGCCTGCTCTACCCCGAGGTGCGCGTGGACCTGCATGAACTCAACAGCATCGACCAGGTGGCGGCGCTGCAAAGCGGCAAGATCGATCTGGGACTGATGCACACCATGGCACCGCCGCCCGGCATGAGCGCGCAGACCATGGTCAGCGAAGCTTTCATCGCCTGCCTTCCGGCCGCGCACCGGCTGGCGCACCAGGCGCGGATCCCGGTGGCAGAGCTCGCCGACGAGCGCATGATCCTGTTTTCCGAGGCGGTGTCGCCGGATTACTTCCGCGTGATCCGCAGCATGTGCCAGCGCGCGGGCTTCGATCCCGAGCTGCGCCATGAAGTGCGTCACTGGCTTTCCGTGCTGTCGCTGGTGGCCGCGGGCCAGGGCGTGTCCCTGGTGCCGGCCTGTCTGGAACGCGCAGGCATGCAGGGACTGGCGTTCAGGCCGATCGCCGGCAAGACCCCGCTGTCCGTGCTGCAGGCCATGTGGCGCCCGCTGCCCGCGCACCCGCTGGTGCCGATACTGCTCGATCACCTGCAATCGGTGGCAGGCCGGCAGCGGCCCGCGCGCGCCAAGCCGGCGCGCTGA